The Chryseobacterium sp. 52 genome includes a region encoding these proteins:
- a CDS encoding glycosyltransferase family 4 protein, producing MNILFLTLAKINTLQERGIYHDLMREFSDHQHHVYIVSPVERREKQKTTFKKEGNAVFLNVKTLNIQKTNFIEKGVSTLTIEKLFLRAVKKYFSEVKFDLVIYSTPPITFTGVIKYIKKRDNARTYLLLKDIFPQNAVDMKLMSDKSVLYKYFRKKEKELYTVSDKIGCMSEANVQFVLNHNSSVPKGKVEINANSIRLQSSKIPSDQEKAAIRAKYGIPADKKVFIYGGNLGKPQGIDFLIETLRAKAEDDNVFFVVAGSGTEYDKISGWFNSFKPKNAILLSAVPKADYDILVQTCDVGLIFLHKDFTIPNYPSRLLSYLEYRMPVLAATDPNTDIGTDIVKNGCGMSVYSGDLVAMIDALDTMINMDALKFEEMSRNGLEFLEREFQVSTSYHKIIES from the coding sequence ATGAATATACTGTTTCTTACGTTAGCGAAAATAAATACATTACAGGAGCGCGGTATTTACCATGATCTGATGCGAGAGTTTTCTGATCATCAGCATCACGTCTACATCGTATCCCCTGTGGAAAGACGCGAAAAACAAAAAACAACATTTAAAAAAGAGGGCAATGCTGTTTTTTTAAATGTAAAAACCTTAAATATCCAGAAAACCAATTTTATTGAAAAAGGAGTTTCCACTCTGACCATTGAAAAATTATTCTTAAGGGCTGTAAAAAAATACTTTTCTGAGGTGAAGTTTGATCTGGTTATTTATTCAACACCTCCTATTACGTTTACGGGGGTAATAAAATATATCAAGAAGAGAGATAATGCCAGAACATATCTGCTGCTGAAAGATATTTTTCCACAGAATGCAGTAGATATGAAACTGATGTCTGATAAGAGCGTTTTATACAAATATTTCAGGAAAAAAGAAAAAGAACTGTATACGGTTTCAGATAAAATAGGATGCATGTCAGAAGCCAATGTACAGTTTGTTCTGAATCACAATTCATCTGTTCCAAAGGGAAAAGTGGAGATTAATGCAAATTCTATTCGCCTGCAGTCTTCCAAAATTCCTTCTGATCAGGAGAAAGCTGCTATAAGAGCAAAGTACGGAATTCCAGCAGATAAAAAAGTCTTTATCTATGGTGGAAACCTTGGGAAACCTCAGGGGATTGATTTCTTGATAGAAACTTTAAGAGCAAAAGCAGAGGATGATAATGTATTTTTTGTTGTAGCCGGTTCAGGAACAGAGTACGATAAAATCAGTGGCTGGTTTAATTCTTTTAAACCTAAAAATGCAATACTCCTTTCTGCCGTTCCTAAGGCTGATTATGATATATTAGTACAGACTTGTGACGTAGGTTTGATTTTCTTGCATAAAGATTTTACAATTCCTAATTATCCTTCAAGATTGCTCTCGTACCTTGAGTACAGAATGCCTGTACTTGCGGCCACAGACCCTAATACAGATATCGGAACTGATATTGTTAAAAATGGCTGCGGAATGTCAGTTTATTCAGGAGATTTGGTTGCAATGATCGATGCTTTAGATACCATGATCAATATGGATGCTCTCAAATTTGAAGAAATGAGTAGGAATGGGCTGGAGTTTCTGGAAAGAGAATTTCAGGTATCAACTTCGTATCATAAAATAATAGAATCATAA
- a CDS encoding NAD-dependent epimerase/dehydratase family protein has protein sequence MKKIGITGQKGFVGSHLYNTIGLRPEDFERVDFEKEYFEISEKMDEFVKQCDVIVHLAAMNRHPDPEVIYASNVELVKKLTDSLERTGSKAHVLFSSSSQEERDNLYGKSKKEGREILAAWAGKVGGTFTGMIVPNVFGPFGKPNYNSFVATFCYKLTHGENPVIDNDGEVKLIYVGELVQEIIAQIEASVTKNIYEVPHTSVNKVSEVLAKLENYKKLYFDNGEIPILETKFDLNLFNTFRCYFEIKDHYPVKFTQHTDPRGAFVEVIRLGIGGQCSFSTTVPGITRGNHFHTRKIERFAVIKGNALIQLRKIDTDEVLDFYLDGTEPAYVDMPVWYTHNIKNIGDEELYTIFWINEPFNPEDADTYFVEV, from the coding sequence ATGAAGAAAATAGGAATTACCGGACAGAAAGGTTTTGTCGGTTCACATTTATATAACACAATAGGCTTAAGACCAGAAGATTTTGAAAGAGTAGACTTTGAAAAAGAATACTTTGAAATTTCCGAAAAGATGGATGAATTTGTAAAGCAATGCGACGTAATTGTTCATCTTGCTGCCATGAATCGTCATCCTGATCCTGAAGTCATTTATGCAAGCAATGTAGAATTGGTGAAAAAATTGACTGACTCTCTGGAAAGAACAGGCTCTAAAGCCCATGTACTATTTTCATCTTCATCTCAGGAAGAAAGAGACAATCTCTATGGGAAATCCAAAAAAGAAGGCCGAGAAATCCTTGCTGCCTGGGCCGGAAAAGTGGGAGGAACATTTACAGGAATGATAGTTCCCAATGTTTTTGGACCTTTTGGAAAACCAAATTACAACTCATTTGTTGCTACTTTTTGCTACAAACTTACCCATGGAGAAAATCCCGTGATTGATAACGACGGCGAAGTAAAACTGATTTACGTAGGAGAGCTTGTTCAGGAAATTATCGCTCAGATTGAAGCAAGTGTAACAAAAAATATATATGAAGTTCCGCATACGTCTGTGAACAAGGTTTCGGAAGTACTGGCCAAACTGGAGAACTATAAAAAACTGTATTTTGATAACGGCGAAATTCCGATATTGGAAACTAAGTTTGATTTAAACCTTTTCAATACATTCCGATGTTATTTTGAGATTAAAGATCATTATCCTGTTAAATTTACGCAACACACAGACCCTAGAGGGGCTTTTGTTGAGGTGATAAGACTGGGAATCGGAGGACAGTGTTCATTTTCCACTACAGTTCCCGGAATTACACGCGGAAACCACTTCCATACAAGAAAAATAGAAAGATTTGCAGTGATCAAAGGAAATGCCCTTATTCAGCTGCGTAAAATAGATACCGATGAAGTTCTGGATTTTTATCTGGACGGAACAGAGCCTGCCTATGTAGATATGCCGGTATGGTATACCCATAATATCAAAAATATAGGGGATGAGGAATTATATACCATCTTCTGGATCAATGAACCTTTTAACCCGGAAGACGCAGATACTTACTTTGTAGAAGTTTAA
- a CDS encoding polysaccharide biosynthesis protein, whose translation MQIKDKILLITGGTGSFGTAVLRKFINTDHFKEIRIFSRDEKKQDDMRNQFKNDKLKFYIGDVRDYKSVEPAMRGVDYVFHAAALKQVPSCEFFPMQAVKTNVEGTQNVIDAAAQNKVKKVICLSTDKAAYPINAMGISKAMMEKVAVAASRNLEDTTVCLTRYGNVMASRGSVIPLFIKQIKSGDPITITDPHMTRFLMSLEEAVDLVLFAFEHGNSGDLFVNKAPAGTIGDLAQALKEMFKADNEIKIIGTRHGEKLYETLCTREEMIKAEDMGDFYRIPADNRDLNYAQYFSEGTNDISKIEDYHSHNTEQQDVEGMKSLLLKLPLIRKEVLGEDIMQYPE comes from the coding sequence ATGCAGATAAAAGATAAAATACTTCTTATCACCGGGGGAACAGGTTCATTTGGAACTGCCGTATTAAGAAAATTCATAAATACAGACCATTTCAAGGAAATCCGTATTTTTTCACGTGACGAAAAGAAACAGGATGATATGAGGAATCAGTTTAAAAATGATAAACTGAAATTTTATATCGGAGACGTTAGAGATTATAAAAGTGTAGAACCTGCCATGAGAGGGGTAGACTATGTTTTCCATGCTGCTGCCCTGAAACAGGTTCCTTCATGTGAATTCTTTCCTATGCAGGCCGTGAAAACTAACGTTGAAGGAACTCAAAACGTTATTGACGCTGCCGCACAGAATAAAGTAAAAAAAGTGATCTGTCTCAGTACAGACAAAGCTGCTTATCCTATCAATGCAATGGGGATTTCCAAAGCAATGATGGAAAAAGTAGCGGTGGCAGCCTCACGTAATTTAGAAGATACTACAGTTTGCCTTACCCGATACGGAAACGTAATGGCCTCAAGAGGATCTGTAATTCCACTGTTTATCAAACAGATTAAAAGTGGAGATCCTATTACCATCACAGATCCCCATATGACCAGATTTCTGATGTCTCTGGAAGAGGCGGTGGACCTTGTATTGTTTGCATTTGAGCATGGAAATTCCGGTGACTTATTCGTGAATAAAGCTCCTGCCGGAACCATCGGAGATCTTGCACAGGCATTAAAGGAAATGTTTAAAGCAGATAATGAAATAAAAATTATCGGAACAAGACATGGAGAAAAGCTTTACGAAACATTGTGTACCCGTGAAGAAATGATCAAAGCTGAAGATATGGGTGATTTTTACAGAATCCCGGCAGACAACAGAGATCTGAATTATGCCCAATATTTCTCAGAAGGAACCAATGATATTTCGAAAATTGAAGACTATCATTCTCACAATACAGAACAGCAGGATGTGGAAGGTATGAAAAGCCTTCTGCTGAAACTTCCATTGATAAGAAAAGAGGTTCTGGGAGAAGATATTATGCAGTACCCTGAATAA
- the hisH gene encoding imidazole glycerol phosphate synthase subunit HisH, which translates to MITLIDYGVGNINAFVNVYKRVDVHVKIAKTKEDLEGAEKLILPGVGHFDHAMTQLNNSGMRDKLDDLVLGQNIPVIGICVGMQMMANNSDEGKLDGLKWIDASVKKFDETKIHQVTRLPHMGWNDVKPVKDLELFKGLETDSIFYFLHTYYFHCNNQEDIMAITDYGGEFASAAHHENKYGIQFHPEKSHHYGEILLHNFAKL; encoded by the coding sequence ATGATAACACTTATTGATTACGGGGTAGGAAATATCAATGCCTTTGTAAATGTCTACAAAAGAGTTGACGTTCATGTAAAAATAGCCAAAACTAAAGAAGACCTGGAAGGAGCCGAAAAATTGATTCTTCCCGGAGTAGGACACTTTGATCACGCTATGACCCAGCTGAATAATTCCGGAATGAGAGATAAACTGGATGATCTTGTGCTTGGCCAAAATATTCCGGTGATCGGAATATGTGTGGGAATGCAAATGATGGCCAATAATAGCGATGAAGGAAAATTAGACGGTCTGAAATGGATTGATGCTTCGGTAAAGAAATTTGACGAAACAAAAATTCATCAGGTGACAAGACTTCCACACATGGGATGGAATGATGTAAAGCCGGTGAAAGATCTTGAACTGTTTAAAGGCCTTGAAACTGATTCTATTTTTTATTTTCTTCATACCTATTATTTTCACTGTAACAATCAGGAGGATATCATGGCTATTACAGATTATGGCGGTGAGTTTGCTTCGGCAGCACATCATGAAAATAAATACGGAATACAGTTTCATCCCGAAAAAAGCCATCATTATGGCGAAATTCTATTACACAACTTTGCAAAATTATAA
- a CDS encoding AglZ/HisF2 family acetamidino modification protein — protein MLRPRIIPSLLLQDNGLVKTVNFKNPKYVGDPINAVRIFNEKEVDELAIFDIDATAKGLEPNYSLIERIANQSRMPLCYGGGVKTVEQAQKIFGLGIEKIALSSAVLQNPQLITQIAERVGSQSVIVVLDVKKKLFGGYEVYTHNGKKSTGIDPFKFVEEAQKLGAGEIVINSIDQDGVMKGYDMNLINKVREKISLPLTVLGGAGSLNDIKQVIDKHGIIGVAAGSLFVFKGVYKAVLINYPAFEDKEKLIQK, from the coding sequence ATGCTGAGGCCTAGAATTATACCTAGTCTTTTACTCCAGGATAATGGACTTGTAAAGACTGTCAATTTTAAAAATCCAAAATACGTAGGAGATCCCATCAATGCCGTAAGGATATTTAACGAAAAGGAAGTAGACGAGCTTGCCATTTTTGATATCGATGCTACAGCAAAAGGCCTTGAGCCGAACTACAGCCTGATTGAAAGAATAGCGAACCAATCCAGAATGCCGCTTTGTTATGGTGGTGGTGTAAAAACCGTAGAACAGGCCCAGAAGATTTTTGGACTTGGAATCGAGAAAATAGCACTGTCTTCTGCTGTACTTCAAAATCCACAGCTTATTACCCAGATCGCAGAACGTGTAGGTTCACAAAGCGTAATTGTAGTGCTGGATGTGAAGAAAAAACTTTTTGGAGGATATGAAGTGTACACACATAATGGTAAAAAATCTACGGGAATAGACCCCTTTAAGTTTGTAGAAGAAGCACAGAAGCTTGGTGCCGGGGAAATAGTTATTAATTCTATAGACCAGGACGGCGTTATGAAAGGCTATGACATGAATTTAATCAATAAGGTTAGAGAGAAAATCTCACTGCCGCTTACGGTTTTAGGCGGTGCAGGTTCTTTGAACGATATAAAACAAGTAATAGATAAACACGGAATAATAGGGGTAGCCGCAGGAAGCTTATTCGTATTTAAAGGAGTATATAAAGCTGTTTTAATAAATTATCCTGCTTTTGAGGATAAAGAAAAATTGATACAGAAGTAG
- the asnB gene encoding asparagine synthase (glutamine-hydrolyzing) encodes MCGISGLIYRDKTRIDSTILKRMTDKMSHRGPDAEGFYINENSNLGLGHRRLSIIDTSEAANQPFFFEDKYVLVFNGAIYNYIEIREDLEKQGYTFKTNSDTEVLIASYDCWGEECTKKFNGMWAFAIFDSENNKLFCSRDRFGIKPFYYYADHDKFVFASEIKPILEVEKIEKVNVQILLQYLIVNMGDHKETFFEGISKLPASHNLVYDFNTHQFQINKYYEIEFKKEVNKLSLDESIKLFEEKFEESVRLRLRSDVKIGSALSGGLDSPYVTSVANKIIDKKNNSDFTAITVGSLDKRDDESGLAKIISEALNINHDIVIPKPDEFNEGLEDVIFMHEEPFAELSIFMQNFLMKEANKLGIKVFLDGQGADEILLGYSRYTAAFLRNHGWISNIKFLRGVKSHYNISILEAIKIYFYFSNYFIRKVRLQIRGSILKKKYLGVINFIKLKTLAKSYKNIFELQKNEIFYFLLPCILRIEDKNSMLYSIESRLPFLDYQFVETVLSINNNYKIRDGWSKYILRRALEKFVPDEITYNNRKIGLNAPVEHWWPRSEKIIETINNSKIIQEISKKKFDFIEDRDLEWRLYNIAVWEKLYNMKIEK; translated from the coding sequence ATGTGCGGAATATCAGGATTAATTTATAGAGATAAAACACGGATTGACAGTACTATTCTGAAAAGAATGACAGATAAAATGTCTCACAGAGGTCCTGATGCAGAAGGTTTTTATATTAATGAAAATTCAAATCTGGGGCTAGGGCACAGAAGACTGTCAATTATTGATACCAGTGAAGCCGCAAACCAACCATTTTTTTTTGAAGATAAATATGTTTTAGTATTTAACGGTGCTATTTATAACTATATTGAAATACGAGAAGATCTTGAAAAGCAAGGGTATACATTCAAAACCAATTCCGATACGGAAGTTCTCATTGCATCATATGACTGTTGGGGCGAAGAATGTACAAAGAAATTCAACGGAATGTGGGCGTTTGCTATTTTCGATTCTGAAAATAACAAACTGTTCTGTTCAAGAGACCGTTTCGGAATTAAGCCGTTTTACTACTATGCCGATCATGACAAATTCGTTTTTGCCTCAGAAATAAAACCGATTTTAGAAGTCGAAAAGATTGAAAAAGTAAATGTTCAGATACTCTTACAATATTTGATTGTGAATATGGGAGATCATAAGGAAACTTTTTTCGAAGGAATCTCTAAATTACCGGCTTCTCATAATCTGGTCTACGATTTCAATACCCACCAGTTTCAAATCAATAAGTATTATGAAATTGAATTTAAAAAAGAAGTAAATAAACTGAGCCTTGATGAATCCATTAAACTTTTTGAAGAAAAATTTGAAGAATCGGTAAGGCTAAGATTAAGGTCCGATGTGAAAATTGGAAGTGCATTAAGCGGCGGTCTGGATAGCCCTTATGTTACCTCTGTCGCAAATAAAATTATAGACAAAAAAAACAACAGTGACTTTACAGCCATCACCGTCGGATCATTAGACAAGAGAGATGATGAAAGCGGTTTAGCCAAAATAATTTCGGAAGCTTTAAATATAAACCATGATATAGTAATTCCAAAACCAGATGAGTTCAATGAGGGTCTGGAAGATGTAATTTTCATGCATGAAGAGCCTTTTGCTGAATTATCAATTTTCATGCAGAATTTTTTAATGAAGGAAGCTAATAAGTTGGGAATTAAAGTTTTTCTGGACGGGCAGGGTGCTGATGAAATTTTATTAGGCTACAGCAGATATACGGCAGCATTTTTAAGAAATCATGGCTGGATATCCAATATAAAATTTTTGAGGGGAGTTAAAAGCCATTATAATATTTCCATTCTGGAAGCAATAAAAATCTATTTTTATTTTTCAAATTACTTTATAAGAAAGGTGAGACTCCAGATAAGAGGATCCATATTAAAAAAGAAATATTTGGGAGTTATCAATTTCATCAAATTGAAAACGCTTGCAAAATCTTATAAAAATATTTTTGAACTTCAGAAAAATGAGATTTTTTATTTCCTTCTTCCCTGCATCTTAAGAATAGAAGACAAAAATTCCATGTTATATTCTATAGAATCCAGATTACCGTTTTTAGACTATCAATTTGTAGAAACGGTATTGTCTATAAACAATAATTATAAAATAAGGGATGGATGGTCTAAATATATATTAAGAAGAGCCCTGGAGAAATTTGTCCCCGATGAAATTACCTATAACAATAGAAAAATAGGTTTAAATGCTCCCGTTGAACATTGGTGGCCCAGATCAGAAAAAATTATTGAAACCATTAATAACTCGAAAATTATTCAGGAAATTTCGAAAAAGAAATTTGATTTTATAGAAGACCGGGATTTGGAATGGAGACTTTATAACATCGCAGTTTGGGAAAAACTGTATAACATGAAGATAGAAAAATAA
- a CDS encoding WxcM-like domain-containing protein — translation MMEIPELIVGGKYSDERGSLFFNNSFNAADIKRIYYIENEDTEFIRGWTGHKIEQRWFSVAQGSFFIRLIKIDNWETPAAESDILEFEVNADTLDILHMPKGYVSAVQAKTKGAKLLVMVDHALGEVNDDYRFPVDYFKKLSR, via the coding sequence ATGATGGAAATACCTGAATTGATTGTAGGCGGAAAATATTCTGATGAAAGAGGCAGCCTGTTTTTCAACAACAGTTTTAATGCAGCCGATATCAAAAGAATCTATTATATAGAAAATGAAGATACGGAATTTATCAGGGGGTGGACAGGCCATAAAATTGAACAGCGATGGTTTTCTGTAGCACAGGGAAGCTTTTTTATAAGATTAATAAAAATAGATAACTGGGAGACTCCTGCTGCAGAATCTGATATATTGGAATTTGAAGTCAATGCAGACACCCTCGATATATTGCATATGCCCAAAGGATATGTAAGTGCAGTACAGGCAAAAACGAAAGGAGCAAAACTGCTGGTGATGGTAGATCATGCTTTGGGAGAAGTTAATGATGACTATCGGTTTCCGGTGGATTATTTTAAAAAATTATCACGATGA
- a CDS encoding O-antigen ligase family protein, which yields MNKIINLKALSDNNLETYFLVITLFGYIFGYVDPYASDVIPHIFNLLIRGTVLLLSLYFIFRNFKIIKQRSWAVAIFLLFYFLYQIKAVCTFSNYYFVPDGFQILKNDFYYYGLIIIPLPVVALLSIDYEKINFKLFYKIIFWFLFIILGINFLHSVILVKLQKGAGIFRSYYILTGHYGLSLVLIGLYNFLFLKTKNYMYLLGILLGLFPMFISSARSPILALVIILLLFMILKNSKQYWMYFCSSLFISIIGLFIIYKSGFKNNILFFRRLNEAVFEGKASGRSYFLNKGIDEFTNNPWWGGRILFEDGTYAHNLFVDILMSTGLIGLFLFISYYVFVTKGFIKILKNIGTYKESGIIAFFFVQYFVLAQTSGSLYSSFELWYFSAAIIGLSYINFKNEKIKSNDSRGNATGNY from the coding sequence ATGAATAAAATAATAAACCTGAAGGCTCTGTCAGATAATAATCTTGAAACATATTTCTTGGTTATTACCCTGTTTGGATATATTTTTGGTTATGTTGATCCTTATGCTTCAGATGTAATACCTCATATCTTTAATTTATTAATTAGAGGGACGGTTTTACTTTTATCATTATATTTTATCTTCCGAAATTTTAAGATTATCAAGCAAAGAAGTTGGGCTGTTGCTATTTTTCTTCTATTTTATTTTCTATATCAAATAAAAGCAGTCTGTACTTTTTCCAATTATTATTTCGTTCCGGATGGCTTTCAGATTTTAAAGAATGATTTCTATTATTATGGTTTAATCATCATTCCTTTGCCGGTAGTTGCACTTTTAAGTATTGATTATGAAAAGATAAATTTTAAATTATTTTATAAAATAATTTTTTGGTTTCTTTTTATTATTTTAGGAATTAATTTTTTGCACAGTGTCATATTAGTAAAACTCCAAAAAGGAGCGGGTATATTCAGATCCTATTATATTTTAACAGGACATTATGGATTAAGCTTAGTATTGATAGGTTTGTATAATTTTCTGTTTTTAAAAACTAAAAACTATATGTATTTATTGGGGATCTTGCTTGGATTATTTCCAATGTTTATATCTTCAGCAAGAAGTCCTATTTTAGCATTAGTAATTATTCTTTTACTATTTATGATACTCAAAAATAGTAAGCAATATTGGATGTATTTTTGTTCAAGCTTATTTATATCGATTATTGGTCTTTTTATTATTTATAAAAGTGGCTTTAAGAATAATATATTATTTTTTAGGAGACTGAATGAAGCTGTTTTTGAAGGTAAGGCTTCGGGAAGATCTTATTTTCTGAATAAAGGGATTGATGAGTTTACAAATAATCCTTGGTGGGGAGGGAGAATCTTATTTGAAGACGGAACGTATGCCCACAATCTATTTGTTGATATATTGATGTCAACAGGACTGATAGGGTTATTTCTATTTATAAGTTATTATGTATTTGTTACAAAGGGTTTTATAAAAATTTTGAAAAATATTGGCACATACAAAGAAAGCGGTATAATAGCCTTTTTCTTCGTGCAGTATTTTGTTTTAGCACAAACATCAGGCAGCCTTTATTCGTCTTTTGAACTTTGGTATTTTAGTGCTGCCATAATAGGGTTAAGTTATATAAATTTTAAGAATGAAAAAATTAAAAGTAATGACAGTCGTGGGAACGCGACCGGAAATTATTAG
- the wecB gene encoding non-hydrolyzing UDP-N-acetylglucosamine 2-epimerase, giving the protein MKKLKVMTVVGTRPEIIRLSRVLSALDASEAIEHIIVHTGQNYDYELNQIFFEDLGLRKPDFFLEAAGKTATETVGNILIKIDPLLEEQQPDAFLVLGDTNSCLCAIPAKKRQIPIFHMEAGNRCFDQRVPEETNRKIVDHTSDVNLTYSDIAREYLLREGLPADRIIKTGSPMFEVLTHYLPEIKNSDVLSRLDLEEGKYFVVSSHREENINSEKNFRGLIDSLNAIADKFNYPIIVSTHPRTRNMIDKMKLEVRPEIQFLKPLGFHDYNALQMRSYAVLSDSGTISEESSILNFRALNIRDAHERPEAMEEASVMMVGMSPERILQGLVQLEEQKIGAERNYRQVSDYSMPNVSQKVVRIILSYTDYINRVVWRKS; this is encoded by the coding sequence ATGAAAAAATTAAAAGTAATGACAGTCGTGGGAACGCGACCGGAAATTATTAGACTATCAAGAGTATTATCAGCTTTGGATGCGTCTGAAGCCATTGAGCATATCATTGTCCACACCGGACAGAATTATGATTATGAACTTAATCAGATTTTTTTCGAAGACCTGGGTTTAAGAAAACCCGACTTTTTTCTGGAGGCTGCAGGAAAAACAGCTACTGAAACTGTTGGGAATATCCTGATTAAGATCGATCCGCTTCTTGAGGAACAGCAGCCGGATGCATTTTTAGTACTGGGGGATACCAATTCTTGTCTATGTGCTATTCCTGCAAAGAAAAGACAAATTCCTATTTTCCATATGGAAGCAGGAAACAGATGCTTTGACCAGCGTGTACCGGAAGAAACCAACCGTAAAATCGTTGATCATACTTCAGATGTTAATTTAACATATTCAGATATTGCACGAGAATATCTGTTAAGAGAAGGTTTGCCTGCAGACAGAATTATTAAGACAGGTTCTCCGATGTTTGAAGTTTTAACTCATTATCTCCCTGAGATCAAAAATTCTGATGTTCTTTCAAGACTTGATCTGGAAGAAGGAAAATACTTCGTGGTTTCATCACATAGAGAAGAAAATATCAATTCAGAAAAGAATTTCAGAGGTTTAATAGACAGTCTGAATGCAATCGCTGATAAATTCAACTATCCCATCATTGTTTCTACTCATCCGAGAACAAGAAATATGATTGATAAAATGAAGCTGGAAGTAAGACCAGAAATCCAGTTTTTAAAGCCACTTGGTTTTCATGATTATAATGCCCTGCAGATGAGAAGTTATGCCGTTCTTTCTGATTCGGGAACAATCTCCGAAGAGTCTTCAATATTAAACTTCAGAGCACTCAATATCAGAGATGCCCATGAAAGACCGGAGGCCATGGAAGAAGCATCAGTAATGATGGTAGGGATGTCACCTGAAAGAATTCTTCAGGGATTGGTACAGCTTGAAGAACAGAAAATAGGTGCAGAAAGAAACTACAGACAGGTTTCTGATTATTCAATGCCTAATGTTTCACAGAAAGTGGTCAGAATAATTTTAAGTTACACAGACTATATCAACAGAGTCGTTTGGAGAAAAAGCTAA
- a CDS encoding N-acetyl sugar amidotransferase encodes MESNRKFQICTKTIMDTTDPNIVFNEKGESDYYLNYIENILPNWHTDEKGLRALEQEAEKIKKDGKNRDFDCIIGLSGGLDSSYAAYIAKEVMGLRPLIFHVDAGWNTDRAVSNIEKLVNGLNLDLYTDVINWEEMKDLQVAFLKSQIADQDVQDIAFFSSLYKFATKNKIKYVLTGANYSTECCREPEEWGAYPGIDKRLILDIHKQFGKRELKTFPMVDIMNYKLYYKYILGMQVCKPLNNVPYIKKDVEQLLADKFGWESFQHKHHESRFTRFFEDYWLPRKFGYEKRKAHFSSLILTGQMTREEALDRVSRPELSDEFLQKEFEYVAHKLDLTTDELQTIFEGKNKTYHDYKNKRKLIGLGAKSMKVLGLEKRLFR; translated from the coding sequence ATGGAATCAAATAGAAAATTTCAGATATGTACCAAAACAATAATGGATACTACAGATCCTAATATTGTTTTTAATGAAAAAGGAGAAAGCGATTATTATTTAAATTATATAGAAAATATCCTGCCCAATTGGCATACTGATGAGAAAGGCCTAAGAGCATTGGAACAGGAAGCTGAAAAAATTAAGAAGGACGGGAAAAATAGAGATTTTGACTGTATTATCGGATTAAGCGGGGGATTGGATAGTTCTTACGCTGCGTATATTGCAAAAGAAGTGATGGGGCTGCGTCCTCTTATTTTCCACGTGGATGCGGGCTGGAATACAGACAGAGCCGTAAGTAATATTGAAAAATTAGTTAATGGTCTTAACTTAGACCTATATACTGATGTTATCAATTGGGAAGAAATGAAAGACCTGCAGGTTGCATTTTTAAAATCACAAATTGCAGATCAGGATGTTCAGGATATAGCTTTCTTTTCAAGCCTTTATAAATTTGCTACAAAAAATAAAATAAAATATGTTTTGACAGGAGCTAACTATTCTACAGAATGTTGCAGAGAGCCTGAAGAATGGGGAGCATATCCCGGCATAGATAAACGATTGATTTTAGATATCCATAAACAATTTGGAAAAAGGGAATTGAAGACATTTCCAATGGTAGATATCATGAATTATAAACTGTATTACAAATATATATTGGGAATGCAAGTTTGTAAACCCTTAAACAATGTTCCATATATTAAAAAAGATGTTGAACAATTGTTAGCTGACAAGTTTGGCTGGGAAAGTTTTCAGCATAAACACCACGAATCGAGATTTACCAGATTTTTTGAAGATTATTGGTTACCGAGAAAATTTGGATATGAAAAGAGAAAAGCACACTTTTCAAGTCTTATATTGACAGGGCAGATGACAAGAGAAGAAGCGTTAGATAGAGTTTCAAGACCTGAGCTTTCTGACGAATTTTTACAAAAAGAATTTGAATATGTAGCACATAAATTAGACCTTACGACAGACGAGCTTCAGACAATATTTGAAGGAAAAAACAAAACATACCACGATTACAAGAATAAAAGAAAACTTATCGGACTTGGTGCAAAATCCATGAAGGTATTAGGGTTAGAAAAAAGATTATTTAGATGA